In Populus trichocarpa isolate Nisqually-1 chromosome 7, P.trichocarpa_v4.1, whole genome shotgun sequence, the following proteins share a genomic window:
- the LOC7486075 gene encoding transcription initiation factor TFIID subunit 1 isoform X2 yields MGGGGYESGSASGDDDDEEYDEVGGNHFLGFMFGNVDNSGDLDADYLDEDAKEHLAALADKLGSSLTEIDLSVKSPQTSTDAAEQDYDAKAEDAVDYEDFDEQYEGPEIQAVSEEDYLLSKKDYMLSESTLQPPISDDEDYDEGVKEELEKEPVVSDKKLEVQTASLSGQQDVGVVSGELVSVGFESSDVEFVDIHEEETDTVKGSLDKGHTPLPILCIEDGMEILRFSEIFSIHEPLKKGEKRDHRYSILKEKYTSMDVSDIVEEDEEAFLKDSGQMLPSHLHVNQHDISIFSEDASELARFGSMHGAIQMSVQIEEQRRNSYLSAEPLNKDVVWKSPLDSKFNPLDQHDWEERILWDNSPVISDNSVESCDQSGSELGSSFVIETEQVTSPPNLHSEHPVELNENLDNCFWNRSYVLLESFGSGDYSEPGNLPLLESRCHPQLLRLESRLEEDSSNHVNDRRENNAVELHKSDALRRFSKLTLQNRDLMEGSWLDDIIWEPCEANIKPKLILDLQDEQMLFEILDHRDSKHLQLHAGAMIITRPLKQKVSHELLGCGNRSGWQFNIANDKFYMNRKNSQRLQSNSNKRTAYGIKIHHSAPAIKLQTMKLKLSNKDLANFHRPKALWYPHDHEVAVKERGKLPTAGPMKIILKSLGGKGSKVHVDAEENISSVKAKASKKLDFKPSETVKLFYLGKELEDHKSLSAHNVQPNSLLHLVRTKIHLWPRAQKIPGENKSLRPPGAFKKKSDLSVKDGHVFLMEYCEERPLSLSNAGMGANLRTYYQKLSPSDQTGILLRNEKSSLGNVVILEQTDKSPFLGDIKAGCRQSSLETNMYKAPLFPHKVPPTDYLLVRSAKGKLSIRRIDRVAVVGQQEPLMEVLTPASKNLQAYILNRQLLYLYREFRAAEKRGMLPWIRADELSAHFPNISETILRKKLKECTILRKNANGHLFWAKKRDFIIPSEEELKKMVLPENVCAYESMQAGLYRLKHLGITWLTLPTSVSTAMSQLPDEAIALAAASHIERELQITPWSLSSNFVACTNQDRENIERLEITGVGDPSGRGLGFSYVRTAPKAPISNAVVKKKAGAGRGGSTVTGTDADLRRLSMEAAREVLLKFNVPDEQIAKQTRWHRIAMIRKLSSEQASCGVKVDPTTISKYARGQRMSFLQLHQQTREKCQEIWDRQVQSLSALDGDEIESDSEANSDLDSFAGDLENLLDAEEFEGDENNYESKHDKGDGVKGIKMRRRPSQAQAEEEFEDEAAEAAELCRLLMDDDEAEQKRKKKTRNVGVDAVVTPTKPNFVDNVHWGKKMNKTQPNGSYALKQNNIRDLKELETLSIKGKMSEKVKTVKKNGAFNTPPLKAKVIMADGLNHIFKEKKSARERFVCGACGQLGHMKTNKNCPKYGKEPETPSETIDLEKSSRKSTSQDLLNVSQHKLQKKKMISKNSTKIEAAEGEKSSLAKSLPVKFKCGSTEKFSDKPSDGAADTSNQPTTSNVRPVSSDIDTGSRATSKVSKIKIFNKVKPENVQVESHKPSIVIRPPMDTERGQSESHKPSIVIRPPTYMDRDHVDPHKPSIVIRPPAEKDRKKTQKKIVIKQPKEIIDLDQVSQDGSPGYEHRKTKKIVELSSFEKPGKTMRFSGESAKRKAREDRRWWEEEEKQRAAERQREDRARRIFAEEMRSREEREEREKLAEIERYTETIRWDWEEEERQKAKKKTKKKKKKPEISDHLDDFRADRNERRMPERDRGAKRRPVVDVGNYGADYTPATKRRRVGEVGLANILEGIVDALKDRLEVSYLFLKPVLKKEAPDYLHIIKRPMDLSTIKDKARKMEYKNRNEFRHDMWQIAYNAHLYNDGRNPGIPPLADQLLEICDFLLMEKQDSLSEAEAGI; encoded by the exons ATGGGTGGAGGTGGCTATGAGTCGGGAAGTGCTTCCGGTGATG ATGATGACGAGGAATATGATGAAGTCGGGGGTAaccattttttgggttttatgtTTGGGAATGTTGATAATTCTGGTGATCTTGATGCCGATTACCTTGATGAG GATGCAAAGGAGCATCTTGCCGCACTAGCTGACAAGTTGGGTTCGTCATTGACAGAAATTGAT TTGTCAGTGAAATCACCCCAAACATCCACTGACGCTGCAGAACAAG ATTATGATGCAAAGGCAGAAGATGCAGTTGATTATGAAGATTTTGATGAACAGTATGAGGGGCCTGAGATTCAAGCTGTTAGTGAGGAGGACTATTTGTTGTCAAAAAAGGATTATATGTTGTCTGAATCCACGTTGCAGCCTCCCATATCTGATGATGAAGATTATGATGAAGGTGTGAAAGAGGAACTTGAAAAGGAACCTGTGGTTTCGGATAAAAAACTTGAAGTTCAAACAGCTTCTCTATCAG GTCAGCAAGATGTTGGAGTAGTTTCCGGAGAACTTGTCTCCGTGGGTTTTGAAAGTTCTGATGTTGAATTCGTAGATATTCATGAG GAGGAAACCGATACTGTCAAGGGGTCTCTAGATAAAGGTCACACTCCACTTCCTATTTTGTGTATAGAAGATGGGATGGAGATCTTACGGTTCTCCGAAATATTTTCTATTCATGAACCCttgaagaaaggagaaaaaagagatcATAGATATTCCATTTTGAAAG AGAAGTATACATCTATGGATGTTTCTGATATTGTTGAAGAGGATGAAGAGGCGTTTTTAAAGGACTCTGGTCAAATGCTTCCATCACATTTGCATGTAAATCAACATGACATCTCAATCTTCAGCGAAGATGCCTCAGAGTTAGCAAGATTTGGATCTATGCATGGAGCTATTCAAATGTCTGTTCAAATTGAGGAACAAAGAAGGAACTCTTATCTTAGTGCTGAACCATTGAACAAGGATGTGGTATGGAAGTCTCCATTGGATTCAAAATTCAACCCCCTTGATCAGCACGATTGGGAAGAGAGAATTCTCTGGGACAATTCCCCAGTTATCAGTGACAATTCTGTGGAGAGTTGTGATCAGTCTGGATCTGAATTGGGATCTTCATTTGTTATAGAAACTGAACAAGTGACTAGTCCACCAAATCTTCATTCAGAGCACCCAGTGGAGTTAAACGAGAACCTTGATAACTGTTTTTGGAACAGGTCTTATGTTCTCTTGGAGTCCTTTGGCTCAGGAGATTATTCAGAACCTGGAAATCTTCCATTATTAGAAAGCAGATGCCATCCACAACTTTTGAGATTGGAATCTCGCCTGGAAGAGGATAGCTCTAATCATGTTAATGATAGAAGAGAGAATAACGCTGTGGAGCTTCACAAAAGTGATGCTCTAAGGCGTTTTAGCAAGCTCACATTGCAAAATAGAGACTTGATGGAAGGATCTTGGTTAGATGATATAATATGGGAACCATGTGAAGCTAACATAAAGCCTAAGCTGATTCTTGATCTTCAAGATGAGCAGATGCTCTTTGAAATTTTGGATCACAGGGATAGTAAGCATCTTCAACTTCATGCAGGGGCAATGATTATAACTCGACCCCTAAAGCAAAAGGTTTCTCATGAGCTACTAGGCTGTGGAAATCGATCTGGTTGGCAATTTAACATTGCTAATGACAAGTTCTACATGAACAGGAAAAATTCTCAGcgattgcaatcaaattctaaCAAACGAACTGCTTATGGCATTAAAATTCATCACTCTGCACCTGCAATAAAGCTTCAGACAATGAAGTTGAAGTTGAGCAA TAAAGATCTAGCTAATTTTCATCGACCAAAAGCTTTATGGTATCCTCATGACCATGAGGTGGCTGTCAAAGAACGAGGGAAGCTACCTACTGCAGGAccaatgaaaattattttaaagagctTAGGAGGCAAAGGAAGTAAGGTACATGTGGATGCTGAGGAAAATATCTCATCTGTCAAAGCAAAAGCTTCAAAGAAGCTAG attTCAAGCCATCAGAAACTGTGAAGTTATTTTATTTGGGGAAGGAGCTTGAAGACCATAAATCTCTTTCTGCTCATAATGTTCAGCCAAACTCCTTGCTTCATCTAGTTCGAACAAAAATTCACTTGTGGCCTAGGGCACAAAAGATTCCGGGTGAGAACAAGTCTCTGCGCCCTCCAGGGGCATTTAAGAAGAAATCCGACCTTTCTGTGAAAGATGGTCATGTTTTTCTAATGGA GTATTGTGAGGAAAGACCTTTGTCATTAAGCAATGCTGGTATGGGTGCCAATCTCCGCACTTACTATCAGAAGTTGAGCCCCAGTGATCAAACTGGTATCTTATTGCGCAATGAAAAAAGCAGCTTGGGGAACGTTGTGATACTAGAGCAGACTGACAAATCCCCTTTCCTTGGAGACATAAAAGCTGGTTGCAGACAATCATCTCTTGAAACAAACATGTATAAAGCGCCATTATTTCCCCACAAGGTGCCTCCTACTGACTATTTGTTGGTTCGTTCTGCGAAAGGAAAGCTTTCTATTAGACGCATTGACAGAGTTGCTGTCGTTGGACAACAG GAGCCCCTTATGGAGGTATTAACTCCTGCTTCTAAGAATCTTCAGGCATATATCTTAAATAGGCAATTACTGTATCTTTATCGTGAGTTCCGAGCTGCCGAGAAGCGTGGGATGCTTCCTTGGATCCGCGCAGATGAGCTGTCCGCTCATTTTCCAAACATTTCGGAGACCATCTTGCGGAAGAAGCTCAAGGAGTGCACAATTTTGCGG AAGAATGCAAATGGACACTTGTTTTGGGCAAAGAAGCGTGATTTTATCATTCCATCTGAAGAGGAATTGAAAAAGATGGTCTTACCAGAGAAT GTTTGTGCCTATGAAAGCATGCAAGCTGGTCTGTATCGTCTTAAACACTTGGGGATTACATGGCTAACACTTCCCACTAGTGTTTCGACTGCAATGAGTCAGCTCCCTGACGAAGCAATAGCTTTGGCTGCAGCGTCACACATCGAGAGAGAACTTCAGATAACTCCATGGAGCCTGAGCAGCAATTTTGTTGCTTGTACAAACCAG GATAGAGAAAATATTGAGCGCCTTGAAATTACTGGTGTTGGTGATCCATCTGGCCGGGGCCTAGGATTTAGCTATGTTCGTACTGCTCCCAAGGCACCAATTTCAAATGCAGTAGTGAAGAAAAAAGCAGGTGCTGGTCGAGGAGGTTCCACTGTTACTGGGACAGATGCTGACCTTCGTAGATTGAGCATGGAGGCTGCAAGAGag GTACTTCTGAAGTTCAATGTACCTGATGAGCAGATTGCAAAACAGACAAGGTGGCATCGTATTGCCATGATACGCAAGCTATCAAGTGAACAAGCTTCATGTGGGGTAAAGGTTGATCCAACAACTATCAGCAAATATGCACGTGGCCAACGAATGTCCTTTCTTCAGCTACATCAACAGACAAGAGAAAAGTGCCAAGAAATTTGGGATCGTCAAGTTCAATCTCTTTCAGCATTGGATGGcgatgaaattgaaagtgatTCTGAAGCAAATAGCGATCTGGATTCCTTTGCTGGAGACCTAGAAAACTTACTTGATGCAGAAGAATTTGAAGGAGACGAGAATAATTACGAGTCCAAGCATGACAAAGGAGATGGTGTTAAGGGGATAAAAATGAGAAGACGCCCATCGCAAGCTCAGGCAGAAGAGGAATTTGAAGATGAAGCTGCTGAGGCAGCTGAACTGTGCAGGTTGCTTATGGATG ATGATGAGGCTGagcagaaaaggaagaaaaaaacaagaaatgttGGTGTTGATGCAGTAGTGACACCTACGAAACCAAATTTTGTTGACAATGTTCACTGGGGtaagaaaatgaacaaaaccCAACCCAATGGATCATATGCACTAAAACAGAACAACATTAGAGACTTGAAGGAG CTTGAAACCTTATCTATCAAGGGGAAGATGTCTGAGAAGGTGAAAACAGTGAAAAAGAATGGTGCCTTCAACACACCTCCACTGAAGGCAAAAGTAATAATGGCAGATGGACTTAATCAT ATTTTCAAGGAGAAGAAATCAGCAAGAGAGAGATTTGTTTGCGGAGCCTGTGGACAG CTTGGACACATGAAGACCAATAAAAACTGCCCTAAGTACGGAAAGGAGCCTGAAACACCATCAGAAACTATAGATTTGGAAAAGTCTTCTAGAAAATCCACTTCCCAGGATCTCTTGAATGTGTCCCAGCATAAGttgcagaagaagaagatgatctCCAAAAACTCAACCAAAATTGAAGCTGCTGAGGGTGAAAAATCTAGTTTAGCAAAATCTCTTCCAGTGAAGTTCAAGTGTGGTTCCACAGAGAAATTTTCTGATAAACCTTCTGATGGGGCTGCGGATACTTCTAATCAACCTACCACGTCCAATGTCCGACCTGTCAGCTCTGATATTGACACTGGGAGTAGGGCAACTTCTAAggttagtaaaataaaaattttcaacaaGGTGAAACCTGAAAACGTACAGGTTGAATCACATAAGCCATCTATTGTGATACGACCCCCAATGGATACCGAGAGAGGCCAAAGTGAATCACATAAGCCCTCTATTGTGATACGACCACCAACATACATGGACAGAGACCATGTTGATCCTCATAAGCCCTCCATTGTGATACGTCCACCAGcagaaaaagatagaaaaaagactcaaaagaaaattgttatCAAACAGCCCAAAGAGATTATTGATCTGGACCAGGTTAGTCAGGATGGAAGCCCTGGTTATGAGCAtcgaaaaactaaaaaaatagttgaactGTCCAGTTTTGAGAAGCCTGGGAAAACCATGCGTTTCTCTGGAGAGTCGGCTAAGAGGAAAGCTAGGGAGGACAGAAGATGGTGGGAAGAGGAGGAGAAGCAGAGAGCTGCCGAGAGACAGAGAGAAGATAGAGCAAGGAGGATTTTTGCAGAAGAAATGAGGTCACGTGAAGAACGAGAAGAACGAGAAAAATTAGCTGAGATTGAAAGATACACAGAAACCATCAGATGGGATTGGGAGGAGGAAGAACGCCAAAAAGCCAaaaagaagacgaagaagaagaagaaaaagcccGAAATCAGTGATCACTTGGATGATTTCAGGGCAGACAGAAATGAGAGAAGGATGCCAGAAAGAGATCGGGGTGCAAAAAGGCGACCTGTTGTTGATGTGGGGAATTATGGTGCTGATTATACCCCGGCAACCAAGCGTCGTAGAGTTGGAGAG GTTGGATTGGCAAACATCTTGGAAGGTATTGTGGATGCTCTTAAAGATAGGTTGGAAGTGTCCTATCTTTTCTTGAAACCGGTCCTGAAGAAGGAGGCTCCTGACTACTTGCACATCATAAAACGCCCCATGGATCTTTCAACTATTAAGGACAAGGCGAGGAAGATGGAATACAAGAACCGAAACGAGTTCAGACATGATATGTGGCAGATTGCTTACAATGCTCACTTGTACAACGATGGACGGAACCCTGGTATTCCTCCCCTTGCAGACCAGCTTCTGGAAATATGTGATTTCTTGTTGATGGAGAAACAGGATAGCTTATCTGAAGCTGAAGCTGGTATTTGA
- the LOC7486075 gene encoding transcription initiation factor TFIID subunit 1 isoform X3, whose protein sequence is MLSAKENYVMQFLMLYYDAKAEDAVDYEDFDEQYEGPEIQAVSEEDYLLSKKDYMLSESTLQPPISDDEDYDEGVKEELEKEPVVSDKKLEVQTASLSGSLLGQQDVGVVSGELVSVGFESSDVEFVDIHEEETDTVKGSLDKGHTPLPILCIEDGMEILRFSEIFSIHEPLKKGEKRDHRYSILKEKYTSMDVSDIVEEDEEAFLKDSGQMLPSHLHVNQHDISIFSEDASELARFGSMHGAIQMSVQIEEQRRNSYLSAEPLNKDVVWKSPLDSKFNPLDQHDWEERILWDNSPVISDNSVESCDQSGSELGSSFVIETEQVTSPPNLHSEHPVELNENLDNCFWNRSYVLLESFGSGDYSEPGNLPLLESRCHPQLLRLESRLEEDSSNHVNDRRENNAVELHKSDALRRFSKLTLQNRDLMEGSWLDDIIWEPCEANIKPKLILDLQDEQMLFEILDHRDSKHLQLHAGAMIITRPLKQKVSHELLGCGNRSGWQFNIANDKFYMNRKNSQRLQSNSNKRTAYGIKIHHSAPAIKLQTMKLKLSNKDLANFHRPKALWYPHDHEVAVKERGKLPTAGPMKIILKSLGGKGSKVHVDAEENISSVKAKASKKLDFKPSETVKLFYLGKELEDHKSLSAHNVQPNSLLHLVRTKIHLWPRAQKIPGENKSLRPPGAFKKKSDLSVKDGHVFLMEYCEERPLSLSNAGMGANLRTYYQKLSPSDQTGILLRNEKSSLGNVVILEQTDKSPFLGDIKAGCRQSSLETNMYKAPLFPHKVPPTDYLLVRSAKGKLSIRRIDRVAVVGQQEPLMEVLTPASKNLQAYILNRQLLYLYREFRAAEKRGMLPWIRADELSAHFPNISETILRKKLKECTILRKNANGHLFWAKKRDFIIPSEEELKKMVLPENVCAYESMQAGLYRLKHLGITWLTLPTSVSTAMSQLPDEAIALAAASHIERELQITPWSLSSNFVACTNQDRENIERLEITGVGDPSGRGLGFSYVRTAPKAPISNAVVKKKAGAGRGGSTVTGTDADLRRLSMEAAREVLLKFNVPDEQIAKQTRWHRIAMIRKLSSEQASCGVKVDPTTISKYARGQRMSFLQLHQQTREKCQEIWDRQVQSLSALDGDEIESDSEANSDLDSFAGDLENLLDAEEFEGDENNYESKHDKGDGVKGIKMRRRPSQAQAEEEFEDEAAEAAELCRLLMDDDEAEQKRKKKTRNVGVDAVVTPTKPNFVDNVHWGKKMNKTQPNGSYALKQNNIRDLKELETLSIKGKMSEKVKTVKKNGAFNTPPLKAKVIMADGLNHIFKEKKSARERFVCGACGQLGHMKTNKNCPKYGKEPETPSETIDLEKSSRKSTSQDLLNVSQHKLQKKKMISKNSTKIEAAEGEKSSLAKSLPVKFKCGSTEKFSDKPSDGAADTSNQPTTSNVRPVSSDIDTGSRATSKVSKIKIFNKVKPENVQVESHKPSIVIRPPMDTERGQSESHKPSIVIRPPTYMDRDHVDPHKPSIVIRPPAEKDRKKTQKKIVIKQPKEIIDLDQVSQDGSPGYEHRKTKKIVELSSFEKPGKTMRFSGESAKRKAREDRRWWEEEEKQRAAERQREDRARRIFAEEMRSREEREEREKLAEIERYTETIRWDWEEEERQKAKKKTKKKKKKPEISDHLDDFRADRNERRMPERDRGAKRRPVVDVGNYGADYTPATKRRRVGEVGLANILEGIVDALKDRLEVSYLFLKPVLKKEAPDYLHIIKRPMDLSTIKDKARKMEYKNRNEFRHDMWQIAYNAHLYNDGRNPGIPPLADQLLEICDFLLMEKQDSLSEAEAGI, encoded by the exons ATGTTGTCTGCCAAGGAAAACTATGTCATGCAGTTTTTGATGTTGT ATTATGATGCAAAGGCAGAAGATGCAGTTGATTATGAAGATTTTGATGAACAGTATGAGGGGCCTGAGATTCAAGCTGTTAGTGAGGAGGACTATTTGTTGTCAAAAAAGGATTATATGTTGTCTGAATCCACGTTGCAGCCTCCCATATCTGATGATGAAGATTATGATGAAGGTGTGAAAGAGGAACTTGAAAAGGAACCTGTGGTTTCGGATAAAAAACTTGAAGTTCAAACAGCTTCTCTATCAGGTTCACTCTTAG GTCAGCAAGATGTTGGAGTAGTTTCCGGAGAACTTGTCTCCGTGGGTTTTGAAAGTTCTGATGTTGAATTCGTAGATATTCATGAG GAGGAAACCGATACTGTCAAGGGGTCTCTAGATAAAGGTCACACTCCACTTCCTATTTTGTGTATAGAAGATGGGATGGAGATCTTACGGTTCTCCGAAATATTTTCTATTCATGAACCCttgaagaaaggagaaaaaagagatcATAGATATTCCATTTTGAAAG AGAAGTATACATCTATGGATGTTTCTGATATTGTTGAAGAGGATGAAGAGGCGTTTTTAAAGGACTCTGGTCAAATGCTTCCATCACATTTGCATGTAAATCAACATGACATCTCAATCTTCAGCGAAGATGCCTCAGAGTTAGCAAGATTTGGATCTATGCATGGAGCTATTCAAATGTCTGTTCAAATTGAGGAACAAAGAAGGAACTCTTATCTTAGTGCTGAACCATTGAACAAGGATGTGGTATGGAAGTCTCCATTGGATTCAAAATTCAACCCCCTTGATCAGCACGATTGGGAAGAGAGAATTCTCTGGGACAATTCCCCAGTTATCAGTGACAATTCTGTGGAGAGTTGTGATCAGTCTGGATCTGAATTGGGATCTTCATTTGTTATAGAAACTGAACAAGTGACTAGTCCACCAAATCTTCATTCAGAGCACCCAGTGGAGTTAAACGAGAACCTTGATAACTGTTTTTGGAACAGGTCTTATGTTCTCTTGGAGTCCTTTGGCTCAGGAGATTATTCAGAACCTGGAAATCTTCCATTATTAGAAAGCAGATGCCATCCACAACTTTTGAGATTGGAATCTCGCCTGGAAGAGGATAGCTCTAATCATGTTAATGATAGAAGAGAGAATAACGCTGTGGAGCTTCACAAAAGTGATGCTCTAAGGCGTTTTAGCAAGCTCACATTGCAAAATAGAGACTTGATGGAAGGATCTTGGTTAGATGATATAATATGGGAACCATGTGAAGCTAACATAAAGCCTAAGCTGATTCTTGATCTTCAAGATGAGCAGATGCTCTTTGAAATTTTGGATCACAGGGATAGTAAGCATCTTCAACTTCATGCAGGGGCAATGATTATAACTCGACCCCTAAAGCAAAAGGTTTCTCATGAGCTACTAGGCTGTGGAAATCGATCTGGTTGGCAATTTAACATTGCTAATGACAAGTTCTACATGAACAGGAAAAATTCTCAGcgattgcaatcaaattctaaCAAACGAACTGCTTATGGCATTAAAATTCATCACTCTGCACCTGCAATAAAGCTTCAGACAATGAAGTTGAAGTTGAGCAA TAAAGATCTAGCTAATTTTCATCGACCAAAAGCTTTATGGTATCCTCATGACCATGAGGTGGCTGTCAAAGAACGAGGGAAGCTACCTACTGCAGGAccaatgaaaattattttaaagagctTAGGAGGCAAAGGAAGTAAGGTACATGTGGATGCTGAGGAAAATATCTCATCTGTCAAAGCAAAAGCTTCAAAGAAGCTAG attTCAAGCCATCAGAAACTGTGAAGTTATTTTATTTGGGGAAGGAGCTTGAAGACCATAAATCTCTTTCTGCTCATAATGTTCAGCCAAACTCCTTGCTTCATCTAGTTCGAACAAAAATTCACTTGTGGCCTAGGGCACAAAAGATTCCGGGTGAGAACAAGTCTCTGCGCCCTCCAGGGGCATTTAAGAAGAAATCCGACCTTTCTGTGAAAGATGGTCATGTTTTTCTAATGGA GTATTGTGAGGAAAGACCTTTGTCATTAAGCAATGCTGGTATGGGTGCCAATCTCCGCACTTACTATCAGAAGTTGAGCCCCAGTGATCAAACTGGTATCTTATTGCGCAATGAAAAAAGCAGCTTGGGGAACGTTGTGATACTAGAGCAGACTGACAAATCCCCTTTCCTTGGAGACATAAAAGCTGGTTGCAGACAATCATCTCTTGAAACAAACATGTATAAAGCGCCATTATTTCCCCACAAGGTGCCTCCTACTGACTATTTGTTGGTTCGTTCTGCGAAAGGAAAGCTTTCTATTAGACGCATTGACAGAGTTGCTGTCGTTGGACAACAG GAGCCCCTTATGGAGGTATTAACTCCTGCTTCTAAGAATCTTCAGGCATATATCTTAAATAGGCAATTACTGTATCTTTATCGTGAGTTCCGAGCTGCCGAGAAGCGTGGGATGCTTCCTTGGATCCGCGCAGATGAGCTGTCCGCTCATTTTCCAAACATTTCGGAGACCATCTTGCGGAAGAAGCTCAAGGAGTGCACAATTTTGCGG AAGAATGCAAATGGACACTTGTTTTGGGCAAAGAAGCGTGATTTTATCATTCCATCTGAAGAGGAATTGAAAAAGATGGTCTTACCAGAGAAT GTTTGTGCCTATGAAAGCATGCAAGCTGGTCTGTATCGTCTTAAACACTTGGGGATTACATGGCTAACACTTCCCACTAGTGTTTCGACTGCAATGAGTCAGCTCCCTGACGAAGCAATAGCTTTGGCTGCAGCGTCACACATCGAGAGAGAACTTCAGATAACTCCATGGAGCCTGAGCAGCAATTTTGTTGCTTGTACAAACCAG GATAGAGAAAATATTGAGCGCCTTGAAATTACTGGTGTTGGTGATCCATCTGGCCGGGGCCTAGGATTTAGCTATGTTCGTACTGCTCCCAAGGCACCAATTTCAAATGCAGTAGTGAAGAAAAAAGCAGGTGCTGGTCGAGGAGGTTCCACTGTTACTGGGACAGATGCTGACCTTCGTAGATTGAGCATGGAGGCTGCAAGAGag GTACTTCTGAAGTTCAATGTACCTGATGAGCAGATTGCAAAACAGACAAGGTGGCATCGTATTGCCATGATACGCAAGCTATCAAGTGAACAAGCTTCATGTGGGGTAAAGGTTGATCCAACAACTATCAGCAAATATGCACGTGGCCAACGAATGTCCTTTCTTCAGCTACATCAACAGACAAGAGAAAAGTGCCAAGAAATTTGGGATCGTCAAGTTCAATCTCTTTCAGCATTGGATGGcgatgaaattgaaagtgatTCTGAAGCAAATAGCGATCTGGATTCCTTTGCTGGAGACCTAGAAAACTTACTTGATGCAGAAGAATTTGAAGGAGACGAGAATAATTACGAGTCCAAGCATGACAAAGGAGATGGTGTTAAGGGGATAAAAATGAGAAGACGCCCATCGCAAGCTCAGGCAGAAGAGGAATTTGAAGATGAAGCTGCTGAGGCAGCTGAACTGTGCAGGTTGCTTATGGATG ATGATGAGGCTGagcagaaaaggaagaaaaaaacaagaaatgttGGTGTTGATGCAGTAGTGACACCTACGAAACCAAATTTTGTTGACAATGTTCACTGGGGtaagaaaatgaacaaaaccCAACCCAATGGATCATATGCACTAAAACAGAACAACATTAGAGACTTGAAGGAG CTTGAAACCTTATCTATCAAGGGGAAGATGTCTGAGAAGGTGAAAACAGTGAAAAAGAATGGTGCCTTCAACACACCTCCACTGAAGGCAAAAGTAATAATGGCAGATGGACTTAATCAT ATTTTCAAGGAGAAGAAATCAGCAAGAGAGAGATTTGTTTGCGGAGCCTGTGGACAG CTTGGACACATGAAGACCAATAAAAACTGCCCTAAGTACGGAAAGGAGCCTGAAACACCATCAGAAACTATAGATTTGGAAAAGTCTTCTAGAAAATCCACTTCCCAGGATCTCTTGAATGTGTCCCAGCATAAGttgcagaagaagaagatgatctCCAAAAACTCAACCAAAATTGAAGCTGCTGAGGGTGAAAAATCTAGTTTAGCAAAATCTCTTCCAGTGAAGTTCAAGTGTGGTTCCACAGAGAAATTTTCTGATAAACCTTCTGATGGGGCTGCGGATACTTCTAATCAACCTACCACGTCCAATGTCCGACCTGTCAGCTCTGATATTGACACTGGGAGTAGGGCAACTTCTAAggttagtaaaataaaaattttcaacaaGGTGAAACCTGAAAACGTACAGGTTGAATCACATAAGCCATCTATTGTGATACGACCCCCAATGGATACCGAGAGAGGCCAAAGTGAATCACATAAGCCCTCTATTGTGATACGACCACCAACATACATGGACAGAGACCATGTTGATCCTCATAAGCCCTCCATTGTGATACGTCCACCAGcagaaaaagatagaaaaaagactcaaaagaaaattgttatCAAACAGCCCAAAGAGATTATTGATCTGGACCAGGTTAGTCAGGATGGAAGCCCTGGTTATGAGCAtcgaaaaactaaaaaaatagttgaactGTCCAGTTTTGAGAAGCCTGGGAAAACCATGCGTTTCTCTGGAGAGTCGGCTAAGAGGAAAGCTAGGGAGGACAGAAGATGGTGGGAAGAGGAGGAGAAGCAGAGAGCTGCCGAGAGACAGAGAGAAGATAGAGCAAGGAGGATTTTTGCAGAAGAAATGAGGTCACGTGAAGAACGAGAAGAACGAGAAAAATTAGCTGAGATTGAAAGATACACAGAAACCATCAGATGGGATTGGGAGGAGGAAGAACGCCAAAAAGCCAaaaagaagacgaagaagaagaagaaaaagcccGAAATCAGTGATCACTTGGATGATTTCAGGGCAGACAGAAATGAGAGAAGGATGCCAGAAAGAGATCGGGGTGCAAAAAGGCGACCTGTTGTTGATGTGGGGAATTATGGTGCTGATTATACCCCGGCAACCAAGCGTCGTAGAGTTGGAGAG GTTGGATTGGCAAACATCTTGGAAGGTATTGTGGATGCTCTTAAAGATAGGTTGGAAGTGTCCTATCTTTTCTTGAAACCGGTCCTGAAGAAGGAGGCTCCTGACTACTTGCACATCATAAAACGCCCCATGGATCTTTCAACTATTAAGGACAAGGCGAGGAAGATGGAATACAAGAACCGAAACGAGTTCAGACATGATATGTGGCAGATTGCTTACAATGCTCACTTGTACAACGATGGACGGAACCCTGGTATTCCTCCCCTTGCAGACCAGCTTCTGGAAATATGTGATTTCTTGTTGATGGAGAAACAGGATAGCTTATCTGAAGCTGAAGCTGGTATTTGA